The nucleotide sequence CTCCTTTCTTTTTTCATTTCTACCTTCTTCCTCTATTTTCACTTTTAGTCTCTCGAAGAAATTACTATTTAATTCTGCTAAGGAGGTTTTTCCTTCCTTTATTTCATTGTTTATTTCTTCTTTCAATTGATTGAAAGTCCTCCTTATTATTCTGTATTGAATATTAGCGTTTTCCCTTATTTCAAGTAAGGTAGCGAATTCATTCACAGACAGGTATAAGGGATTTAATTTTGGCTCTATGATATTCAAATTGGGTAGTGTACTATCGTAATACTCCCCATGGTAGTCAAATATTAAGATAGAACCTCCTATTTCGACTAGCCTCTGGGATAGTATGGCGACTGTATTTGATTTACCTGACCCTGTTGCTGCCAAAATAGCAAGGTGTCTAGATAGAGGATTTAGTCTTATTTTGACCTCCACATTACTCCCTATTAATTTTCCTATTCTAACATCCCCTGCAGAAAAAACAGTTGAAAGCTCCTCATCAGAGGCTAGTCTAACAGGTGTTCCAGCTACAGGAGGTAAATCTGGTTGTGTGAATTTTCCGTCTAATTTACAAAGTAGTTTGATTCTGGCTTTAATGAAAAATGGGATCTTATTTGCCTCCAGTTGTTTTATTCTTTGTACAAATTTCACATCATTCAAATTATCATCTAATAAAGGACTACCTGTATAAACATTAGTAATGAGTCCTAAAATTTTATCCCCATCATATTCAAGAATCACATAATAGCCAGCTCTAATTTTTTGCTCTAGTATGGCGGTAGCTTCATTTATAGTTGCTGACCCTATGATGTATCCTATGGTCATTTATTAAGATGTTATCCTAAAAAGTATATAACGATTTATTATAGTGTGATAGTAATACCAGAACGAGAAATTAGAAAATTGTAAAAAAAGAATTTTAAAATATTATGCGGCTACTTTTCCTACAGTTTCTGCAATTTTTGCTTCTTCTTCAGCAAATGCGCATAGCATTGCTTCTATGTCGGCATATCCTTCTGCTTTTGCTGTCATTGCTATTTTGTTGTATGTGGATATGTGCTCCTCTCCCTCTTTAGTAGCGAAATCAGATAGTAACTTCTTTACCTTTAATTCGGTGGCTACTTTTCCTACAGTTTCTGCAATTTTTGCTTCTTCTTCAGCAAATGCGCATAGCATTGCTTCTATGTCGGCATATCCTTCTGCTTTTGCTGTCATTGCTATTTTGTTGTATGTGGATATGTGCTCCTCTCCCTCTTTTATTGAGAATTCTTCTAATATTTTTTCTACTTTACTGGATATCATAGGTATTCGTAATGAATAATCGGAAGGCAAATATATAAGCATTTGTTAAGCTTTTTTAATACTAAATATAATTAGCATTTTTGTATTTC is from Sulfolobus acidocaldarius DSM 639 and encodes:
- the herA gene encoding DNA double-strand break repair helicase HerA, with product MTIGYIIGSATINEATAILEQKIRAGYYVILEYDGDKILGLITNVYTGSPLLDDNLNDVKFVQRIKQLEANKIPFFIKARIKLLCKLDGKFTQPDLPPVAGTPVRLASDEELSTVFSAGDVRIGKLIGSNVEVKIRLNPLSRHLAILAATGSGKSNTVAILSQRLVEIGGSILIFDYHGEYYDSTLPNLNIIEPKLNPLYLSVNEFATLLEIRENANIQYRIIRRTFNQLKEEINNEIKEGKTSLAELNSNFFERLKVKIEEEGRNEKRKESKDEVLNKVEDFAERYSDIIDITFGDVINKIKLGKINVVNLSSLDEDAIDAIVAHYLRRILTSRKENKIKKDSGLKFPILTVVEEAHVLLSKDTNTLTKKWAGRIAREGRKFGVGLIIVSQRPKGLDENILSQMTNKIILKIVEPSDKKYVLETSDNLSEDLADGLSSLDTGEAIIIGNVVKLPTIIKIDKFEGKLSGSDPNLTEEWKRAKEEEIVHSDVSDWG